The proteins below are encoded in one region of Rhodoflexus caldus:
- a CDS encoding 2-hydroxyacid dehydrogenase, whose amino-acid sequence MQKRVLIIDTMHESLLPMLEKAGFAPDYLPQITRAEILDIVGHYQVMIVRSKTPIDAELLGKATQLEVLARAGAGTDQVDMAALQACNIALINAPEGNRDAVGEHAMGMLLALMNKLLQADAQVRQKIWQREANRGYELMGKTVGIIGYGHMGQSFAKRLSGFGCRVLAYDKYKSGFSDTYATEASLEQLWAEAEVLSLHVPLTAATRGWINTDFFNRFAHPIWFVNTARGEIVPLASLREALQSGKLRGACLDVLEQEKLDKLTPAQAVDFEWLTQQPNVIFSPHVAGWTYESYERINRVLVDKLVQLTA is encoded by the coding sequence ATGCAAAAACGAGTTTTGATAATAGACACCATGCACGAATCGCTGCTTCCGATGCTGGAAAAGGCAGGATTCGCCCCCGATTATTTGCCGCAAATTACGCGTGCGGAAATATTAGATATAGTCGGCCACTACCAAGTAATGATTGTTCGCTCCAAAACGCCCATAGATGCCGAACTGCTTGGCAAGGCCACACAGTTGGAAGTGCTTGCGCGTGCCGGTGCAGGCACCGACCAAGTAGATATGGCCGCACTTCAAGCCTGTAACATAGCCCTGATTAACGCACCGGAAGGCAATCGGGATGCCGTAGGCGAACATGCAATGGGGATGTTGCTGGCGCTGATGAATAAGTTGCTGCAAGCCGATGCACAGGTGCGCCAAAAAATATGGCAGCGCGAGGCCAATCGCGGCTACGAATTGATGGGCAAAACCGTTGGCATCATCGGTTATGGACACATGGGGCAATCGTTTGCCAAACGGCTCAGCGGTTTTGGCTGTCGTGTACTGGCCTATGACAAATACAAAAGCGGATTTTCTGATACCTATGCAACCGAAGCATCGCTCGAGCAACTATGGGCAGAGGCAGAGGTGTTGAGTTTGCACGTTCCGCTGACTGCTGCAACGCGCGGCTGGATAAACACGGATTTTTTTAATCGGTTTGCTCATCCGATATGGTTTGTCAATACTGCCCGCGGTGAAATCGTGCCTTTGGCATCGTTGCGGGAAGCACTGCAAAGCGGCAAACTTCGGGGGGCATGTCTGGATGTTTTGGAGCAGGAAAAATTAGATAAACTTACTCCTGCGCAAGCAGTTGATTTTGAATGGCTTACGCAACAGCCCAATGTGATTTTTTCGCCTCACGTGGCAGGCTGGACGTACGAATCCTACGAGCGCATTAACCGCGTATTGGTAGATAAATTAGTGCAGCTTACGGCTTAA
- the gldJ gene encoding gliding motility lipoprotein GldJ — MNKGFQTIANFGLVALLALTIVACNKNKKPTSIDPGKESTATGLKYGSGSGKNKNNEFALRKFKGQPDGPNLVYIEGGRHILGSQEEDVLGARDNIERTVTVNSFYMDETEVANVHWLEYLHYVRDSGEQYYQDALPDTTVWAAELAFNDPYIDHYLRYPGFRFFPVVGVSWRQAVNYCVWRTQAVNNGLALKNGNKEEKAQAKAGERIPLESGIVLPGYRLPTEAEWEFAAKGLVGTQYLDEMQDYGRLYPWDGHSLRNPYGRQMGEFLANFKRGRGDYAGIAGKLNDGAMITEWIYAYPPNDYGLYNMAGNVNEWVEDVYRPLSYEDMNDLNPVRTDGKGLKLAGGGNRQKDAEYLDPARLYDRNNTSLIDNKVRVYKGGSWKDVAYWLAVGTRRYFAEDSSTATIGFRCAMIRAGGNH, encoded by the coding sequence ATGAACAAAGGCTTTCAAACGATAGCAAATTTCGGTCTGGTCGCTCTGTTGGCGCTTACTATTGTCGCTTGTAACAAAAACAAGAAACCGACCAGTATAGACCCCGGAAAAGAATCTACTGCAACGGGCTTGAAATATGGCTCCGGAAGCGGTAAGAACAAAAACAATGAGTTTGCCTTGCGCAAATTCAAAGGTCAGCCCGACGGGCCGAACTTAGTGTATATTGAAGGCGGTCGCCATATCCTGGGCTCACAGGAAGAAGATGTACTGGGTGCACGGGATAACATTGAGCGCACTGTTACGGTGAACTCTTTCTACATGGACGAAACCGAAGTAGCCAATGTTCACTGGCTGGAATACCTGCACTACGTGCGCGACTCCGGTGAGCAATACTATCAGGATGCCTTGCCCGATACAACCGTGTGGGCTGCTGAACTTGCCTTTAACGACCCTTACATTGACCATTATCTGCGTTACCCCGGTTTCCGCTTTTTCCCTGTCGTAGGTGTTTCATGGCGGCAGGCCGTAAACTACTGCGTATGGCGTACACAAGCCGTAAATAATGGCCTTGCCCTGAAAAACGGTAACAAAGAAGAAAAAGCACAAGCCAAAGCCGGAGAGCGCATCCCGTTGGAAAGTGGTATTGTACTGCCGGGCTATCGCCTGCCTACCGAAGCCGAATGGGAATTTGCCGCCAAAGGTCTGGTAGGTACGCAATATCTGGACGAGATGCAGGACTATGGACGTTTGTATCCGTGGGACGGCCACTCATTGCGCAACCCTTACGGCAGACAAATGGGTGAGTTTCTTGCCAACTTCAAACGCGGACGCGGCGACTATGCCGGTATTGCGGGCAAACTTAACGACGGTGCGATGATTACCGAGTGGATTTATGCTTATCCACCTAATGATTACGGTTTGTACAACATGGCAGGCAACGTAAACGAATGGGTGGAAGACGTGTATCGCCCGCTTTCATACGAAGACATGAACGACCTTAACCCTGTTCGTACCGATGGCAAAGGTCTGAAACTGGCAGGCGGAGGCAATCGCCAAAAAGACGCGGAATATTTAGACCCTGCCCGTTTGTATGACAGAAATAATACCAGTTTGATTGACAACAAAGTGCGTGTGTACAAAGGTGGTTCATGGAAAGATGTTGCTTACTGGCTGGCCGTAGGTACACGTCGCTACTTTGCCGAAGACTCTTCAACAGCTACCATTGGCTTCCGTTGTGCTATGATTCGCGCCGGTGGCAACCACTAA
- a CDS encoding glycosyltransferase family 2 protein, with protein sequence MSKPALSVIIPVYNESLNVQPLYERLSAVVRGLQLTHEFIFINDGSRDNTLDLVRQLAAAHPEVKYIDLSRNFGHQIAVSAGIDAARGEAVVIIDADLQDPPELIGEMYAKMKEGYEVVYAKRRRRKGESFMKLLTARVFYRILAAITTISIPVDTGDFRIMDKKVVEALRQMPETNKFLRGQISWIGYRQTYVEYDRAERHAGKTGYTYRKMLRFALDGITAFSNFPIKAVTVMGFVVSLVAFLFVCISFYIRYFTNLPVERGWTSIIVAILFLGGVQLIGIGILGEYISRINTDTKRRPLYFIRETNLDSK encoded by the coding sequence ATGAGTAAACCTGCCCTATCCGTCATCATTCCCGTTTACAACGAGTCGCTGAATGTTCAGCCGCTCTATGAGCGTTTGTCTGCCGTAGTGCGAGGCTTGCAACTCACGCATGAGTTCATTTTCATTAACGACGGCAGCCGCGATAATACGCTGGATTTGGTGCGGCAATTGGCAGCGGCGCACCCCGAAGTAAAATACATTGACCTGAGCCGCAATTTCGGCCATCAGATAGCCGTTAGTGCGGGTATAGATGCTGCCCGCGGCGAGGCAGTGGTCATTATTGATGCCGACCTGCAAGACCCGCCCGAACTCATCGGTGAGATGTACGCAAAAATGAAAGAAGGCTATGAGGTAGTTTATGCCAAACGGCGGCGGCGCAAAGGCGAAAGTTTTATGAAACTGCTCACCGCACGGGTTTTTTACCGCATCTTGGCAGCTATTACAACCATCAGCATTCCGGTAGATACGGGCGATTTTCGCATCATGGACAAAAAGGTAGTGGAAGCACTGCGCCAAATGCCCGAAACCAACAAGTTTCTGCGCGGTCAAATCTCATGGATTGGCTACAGACAAACCTATGTGGAATACGACCGTGCTGAACGTCACGCCGGCAAAACAGGCTACACCTACCGCAAAATGCTGCGCTTTGCCTTAGACGGCATCACGGCATTTTCCAACTTCCCGATTAAAGCTGTTACCGTAATGGGTTTCGTGGTTTCTTTGGTGGCTTTCCTTTTCGTATGTATCTCGTTTTACATACGCTATTTTACCAATCTGCCCGTGGAGAGGGGTTGGACATCCATTATTGTTGCCATTCTTTTTCTGGGTGGCGTGCAGCTCATCGGTATCGGTATTTTAGGCGAATACATCAGTCGCATCAATACGGACACCAAACGCCGACCACTGTACTTCATCAGAGAAACGAACCTTGACTCCAAGTAA
- a CDS encoding agmatine deiminase family protein, translated as MFQEITGATPKSLGYSFPAEWAKHRATWLSWPHKEASWPGKIHTIFPVYAEFIKAVATGEQVHINVADEAMQQFALQHLQAVGADLSAIHFHLFPTNDAWCRDHGPAFVINPNAAERKAVVKWNYNAWGEKYPPHDLDNEIPVHIARYLQVPMFRPGIVMEGGAVDFNGEGTVLTTTSCLLNPNRNPHLSQAQIEQYLADYYGIEQVLWLGDGIVGDDTDGHVDDITRFVNPHTVVTVVEHNKNDENYEPLQENLKALQTMRLLNGKPLDIIELPMPDAVIYEDMRLPASYANFYIANSVVAVPTFRCDKDEQALEILQKCFPDRRVIGLDCTDIVWGLGTFHCLSQQEPE; from the coding sequence ATGTTTCAAGAAATAACGGGCGCGACGCCCAAGTCGTTGGGATACAGTTTTCCCGCAGAGTGGGCAAAGCACCGCGCCACTTGGTTGAGTTGGCCGCACAAAGAGGCATCTTGGCCCGGAAAAATTCATACCATTTTCCCTGTTTATGCCGAATTTATCAAGGCAGTTGCCACGGGCGAACAGGTACATATCAACGTAGCCGATGAGGCGATGCAGCAATTTGCCCTGCAACATTTGCAGGCAGTAGGTGCAGACCTCTCGGCAATCCATTTCCACCTGTTCCCGACCAACGATGCGTGGTGCAGAGACCATGGCCCTGCATTCGTCATCAACCCAAATGCAGCCGAGCGCAAGGCAGTAGTGAAATGGAACTACAACGCATGGGGCGAAAAATACCCGCCGCACGATTTGGATAATGAAATTCCCGTACATATTGCCCGCTACCTGCAAGTGCCGATGTTCCGCCCGGGCATTGTGATGGAAGGCGGCGCGGTGGACTTCAACGGCGAAGGAACGGTGCTGACCACTACTTCCTGCCTGCTGAACCCCAACCGCAATCCGCACCTTTCGCAGGCGCAGATTGAACAGTATCTGGCCGATTATTACGGCATAGAGCAAGTCCTTTGGTTAGGCGACGGCATCGTAGGCGACGATACCGACGGGCACGTGGATGACATCACGCGCTTTGTCAATCCGCATACCGTAGTTACGGTGGTGGAACACAATAAAAACGATGAAAACTACGAGCCTTTGCAGGAAAACCTCAAAGCGCTGCAAACCATGCGTCTGCTCAACGGCAAACCATTGGACATCATAGAGCTGCCCATGCCCGATGCGGTGATTTATGAAGATATGCGATTACCCGCATCTTATGCCAACTTCTATATCGCCAATTCGGTGGTGGCTGTGCCGACTTTCCGCTGCGACAAAGACGAACAGGCGTTGGAAATCCTGCAAAAGTGCTTCCCCGACCGCCGCGTCATCGGCTTGGATTGCACCGATATTGTCTGGGGGCTTGGCACCTTCCACTGTCTCAGCCAACAAGAACCGGAGTAA
- a CDS encoding FKBP-type peptidyl-prolyl cis-trans isomerase codes for MKKIVLFLAACALPLFAAKAQNNNCNNCLPKQTTPADYCHTSATFSGLCAQFKEKQNFFYLLNGKTARKVNVGKANDTAYLLGIANDKNLKISAVEILFIQEALQNWSLVERRLGFTMQPSGLGIKIIQEGNGELPPNGKNVIVHYTGYLEDGTKFDSSVDRGQPFSFTLGQGQVIKGWDEGIAKLKVGTKAVLLIPANLGYGSRGAGGVIPPNATLFFEVELLGVE; via the coding sequence ATGAAAAAAATCGTGCTGTTTCTTGCTGCCTGCGCGCTTCCTTTATTTGCCGCAAAGGCACAGAACAACAATTGCAACAACTGCCTGCCTAAACAAACCACCCCTGCCGACTATTGCCATACATCCGCTACATTCAGCGGACTTTGTGCACAGTTTAAGGAAAAGCAAAACTTTTTCTACCTGCTCAACGGCAAAACTGCCCGCAAAGTGAACGTCGGAAAGGCCAATGACACCGCTTATTTACTCGGTATAGCCAACGATAAAAACCTGAAAATCAGCGCGGTGGAAATCCTGTTTATTCAGGAAGCGTTGCAAAACTGGTCGCTGGTAGAGCGTCGCTTGGGCTTTACGATGCAGCCGAGCGGTTTAGGCATTAAAATTATACAGGAAGGCAACGGCGAACTGCCGCCCAACGGTAAAAACGTAATTGTACACTACACAGGCTACTTGGAAGACGGCACCAAGTTTGACAGTTCGGTGGACAGAGGACAGCCGTTCTCTTTCACCTTAGGGCAAGGACAAGTCATTAAAGGCTGGGACGAAGGCATTGCCAAGCTGAAAGTTGGCACAAAAGCGGTACTGCTGATTCCTGCTAACTTGGGCTATGGCAGCCGCGGTGCAGGCGGCGTTATTCCGCCCAATGCTACGCTGTTTTTTGAGGTTGAATTGTTGGGGGTTGAGTAA
- a CDS encoding cation-translocating P-type ATPase, giving the protein MQPHQLSPEDVLQHLQTFRSGLSDKEVQARRRQYGYNEIPEAGRQHWALIFLKQFKSLLVFILLGAAAISWATGHEADMYVILAVIVINASIGFAQEIRAENAVASLKSMLVPLAKALRNNEKVTLPARELVPGDIIILEEGDSIPADARLIEAKNLRAIEAPLTGESVPVQKTTESLPAETPMADRRNMLYKGTFIAGGYALAVVTGTGIDTAIGEIALSLSKIKPDKTNFQKKTDALARQMAIIAVASAALLFSIAYFYQQGTLDEVLLVAIAAMVSSIPAGLPAVLAIVLAIGANRMAKRNAIVREFTATETLGAVTTIITDKTGTLTQNTLTVRKVLVPDMPEWDITGEGWSPIGNFMHDETVIDPKDVPALAQLLTICGWSNNSDIQHDKEKDSYKLIGDPTEGALLALARKGGFFPKQDTSIQKIDDLPFNSNLKMRATLVQNKGKKQLLVVGAPEKVLTKSVQVSTAEGIVPMSDEWMHRLRHQMDEWSLQAMRVIALAWHEETEDITHVEENHLQNLTFAGIVGMIDPPRPDVRDAVAACKRAGIRVIMATGDHINTAIAISRATGIIDGTEQHQILALTEQQLLMLDEKEFEQVVHTTNVFARLTPHMKLRIAEKLQAGGELIAMTGDGVNDAPALKRADVGVAMGIMGTDVARDSAKVVLADDNFSTIVNAVEEGRIVFTNARQTSFYLLTTNFAEIITLIMSILSGLPIPLTATQILWLNLVTDGVGDISLATESGHGDMLNQKPVNPKENILNAEVFPFLLINAGLMTLLTLAAFKWFLPDGINKARSAAFIVMAFCQLYNVYNMRSLQLSIFEVGFFTNRYINVAMIFSLIVQVAIIEVPLLAQMFHFAPVSFGEFATLALAASGVLWLGELYKLIRYRRSTK; this is encoded by the coding sequence ATGCAACCCCATCAACTCTCGCCTGAGGATGTTTTACAACACCTGCAAACGTTTCGCAGCGGCCTTTCCGACAAAGAAGTACAAGCACGCCGCAGGCAATATGGCTACAACGAAATCCCCGAAGCAGGCAGGCAACACTGGGCACTGATTTTTCTCAAACAGTTTAAAAGTCTTTTGGTATTTATTCTGCTCGGTGCGGCTGCCATTTCTTGGGCAACGGGGCACGAGGCGGATATGTACGTGATTCTGGCAGTGATTGTTATCAACGCAAGTATCGGTTTTGCGCAGGAAATCCGCGCGGAGAATGCGGTAGCCTCGCTTAAAAGTATGCTTGTGCCGCTGGCAAAGGCATTGCGCAACAACGAAAAAGTAACACTGCCTGCCCGCGAACTTGTGCCGGGCGACATCATCATTTTGGAAGAAGGCGACAGTATCCCTGCCGATGCGCGTCTGATAGAGGCCAAAAACCTGCGCGCCATAGAAGCACCGCTCACGGGCGAATCGGTTCCCGTACAGAAAACAACGGAAAGCCTGCCTGCCGAAACTCCGATGGCAGACCGCCGCAACATGCTCTACAAAGGCACTTTCATTGCGGGCGGCTATGCGCTGGCAGTGGTTACGGGCACAGGCATTGATACGGCCATTGGCGAAATTGCGCTGTCGCTCAGCAAAATCAAGCCCGACAAAACGAATTTCCAGAAAAAAACCGATGCGCTGGCAAGGCAGATGGCCATTATTGCTGTGGCAAGTGCAGCCCTGCTTTTTAGCATTGCTTACTTTTATCAACAAGGTACATTAGACGAAGTATTGCTGGTGGCCATTGCTGCCATGGTTTCTTCCATTCCTGCCGGGCTGCCTGCCGTGCTTGCCATCGTGCTTGCCATTGGTGCCAACCGCATGGCAAAACGCAATGCCATTGTGCGCGAATTTACCGCCACCGAAACGCTGGGCGCAGTTACCACCATCATTACCGACAAAACGGGTACTCTGACCCAAAACACGCTCACCGTGCGCAAGGTGCTTGTGCCCGATATGCCCGAATGGGACATCACGGGCGAAGGCTGGTCGCCCATAGGCAATTTTATGCACGACGAAACCGTGATTGACCCCAAGGACGTGCCTGCTCTTGCCCAACTACTGACCATCTGTGGTTGGAGCAACAATTCGGACATTCAACACGATAAAGAAAAGGACAGCTACAAACTTATTGGCGACCCGACCGAAGGAGCACTTTTGGCATTGGCACGCAAGGGCGGCTTCTTTCCCAAACAAGACACAAGCATTCAAAAAATAGATGACCTGCCGTTTAACTCTAACCTGAAAATGCGCGCCACACTGGTTCAGAACAAAGGCAAGAAACAGTTGCTCGTAGTAGGCGCGCCCGAAAAGGTGCTAACCAAATCGGTGCAGGTATCCACTGCCGAGGGTATTGTGCCCATGAGCGATGAATGGATGCATCGGCTAAGGCACCAAATGGACGAGTGGTCGCTGCAAGCCATGCGGGTAATTGCACTTGCTTGGCATGAAGAAACGGAGGACATTACGCACGTAGAAGAAAATCATTTGCAAAATCTGACCTTTGCGGGAATTGTGGGCATGATAGACCCGCCGCGTCCCGATGTGCGAGATGCGGTGGCAGCCTGCAAACGCGCCGGTATCCGCGTTATTATGGCCACGGGCGACCATATCAATACGGCTATTGCCATTTCACGCGCAACGGGCATCATAGACGGCACGGAACAACACCAAATCCTCGCCCTCACCGAGCAGCAACTGCTCATGTTGGACGAGAAAGAGTTTGAACAAGTGGTGCACACCACCAACGTATTTGCCCGATTGACACCCCATATGAAACTGCGCATTGCCGAAAAATTGCAGGCAGGCGGCGAGCTGATTGCCATGACCGGCGACGGGGTAAACGATGCCCCCGCACTCAAACGCGCCGACGTGGGGGTTGCCATGGGCATTATGGGTACGGACGTAGCCCGCGACTCTGCCAAGGTTGTGCTGGCAGACGACAACTTTTCTACCATCGTAAACGCCGTTGAAGAAGGAAGAATCGTGTTTACCAATGCACGACAGACAAGTTTCTACCTGCTGACTACCAATTTTGCCGAAATTATTACGCTGATTATGTCTATTTTGTCAGGCTTGCCGATTCCGCTGACCGCTACGCAGATTTTATGGCTCAACTTAGTAACCGACGGCGTAGGTGATATTTCGCTGGCCACCGAAAGCGGGCACGGCGATATGCTCAACCAAAAACCTGTCAATCCGAAGGAAAACATCCTCAATGCCGAAGTGTTCCCTTTTCTGCTCATCAATGCAGGGTTGATGACACTACTCACACTGGCTGCCTTCAAATGGTTTTTGCCCGACGGTATAAACAAAGCCCGCTCGGCGGCTTTTATCGTAATGGCTTTTTGTCAGTTGTACAATGTGTACAACATGCGCTCGCTGCAACTTTCCATCTTTGAAGTTGGCTTTTTCACCAATCGGTACATCAACGTGGCGATGATATTTTCGCTTATCGTTCAAGTAGCCATTATAGAAGTTCCGTTATTGGCGCAAATGTTCCATTTTGCACCGGTCTCTTTCGGCGAATTTGCCACTTTGGCACTTGCTGCATCGGGCGTATTGTGGTTAGGTGAGTTGTATAAACTGATTCGCTATCGCCGCTCTACCAAGTAG
- a CDS encoding lipocalin-like domain-containing protein: MAKNVSKLVLLGFLMFAASCSHRLAGTWNIQKYEVSAAGQAGATLTNIGTITFRNNGKGVKNLNYNILGVAKEDKIPFRWTATDTYVTIDSKGSDLGKTWLFIENKKKSQVWKATDGANQVQILELRKQ; the protein is encoded by the coding sequence ATGGCGAAAAATGTATCTAAGTTGGTGTTATTGGGGTTCTTGATGTTTGCGGCCTCCTGCTCACATCGCTTGGCAGGCACATGGAACATTCAAAAGTATGAAGTCAGTGCGGCCGGGCAAGCCGGCGCCACTTTGACTAACATTGGCACCATCACTTTCCGCAACAACGGCAAAGGCGTAAAAAACCTGAATTACAACATCTTAGGAGTAGCCAAGGAAGACAAAATCCCCTTCCGATGGACAGCTACCGACACCTATGTTACCATAGACAGCAAAGGCTCGGATTTGGGCAAAACGTGGTTGTTCATAGAAAACAAAAAAAAGTCGCAGGTTTGGAAAGCCACCGACGGAGCCAATCAGGTGCAAATACTGGAATTGCGCAAGCAATAA
- a CDS encoding Na/Pi cotransporter family protein, producing MDWSEIQVWPVLAGLGLFLFGMLMMEEALKALTGRSFKKFLRKHTNNSIKAVLSGALITAILQSSSMVSLLVMSFAGAGIIGLKNGIGIIMGANLGTTMTGWLVSLIGFKLNIGAAILPFLAIGGLGTIFLKSEKPVQFSKLLMGFSFLFLGLDYMKNGFMVFATHFDFSFLQGKPGGLFVLIGMALSASIQSSSAAMMIFLSSLAAGMVSLQQAFYLVVGSDIGTTITAVIATVHGNTIRRQVGWSQVGFNVVNALFALLIMNGFYYLITDWMAIKDPLIGLVTFHSLLNLSGIILLLPFLNPLTRLLEKRIVNGSERIAHYLGVVNPQEGHAAAEALQKESIHFIGHAIAVNEYYFQLAAPEEGSPNDAYFTLKSYEAEVVEFYMQTLQSELAKEEAVKINNLTASIRNATLSVKDLKDTKHNLDELNNSATDILYQFYQKLQSNQQHFYNEIKTLLHHFPLITADDIAPISQAQGRFYQDEVNALYRIFMETQEMNIASLLNTVRDINNSNESLIRSVTYLIASPPHADD from the coding sequence ATGGATTGGAGTGAGATTCAAGTGTGGCCTGTGTTGGCAGGGTTAGGTTTATTCCTGTTTGGTATGCTGATGATGGAAGAAGCGCTCAAAGCCCTTACCGGGCGCTCTTTTAAGAAATTTTTGCGAAAGCATACCAATAATTCCATCAAAGCAGTGCTTTCCGGTGCGCTGATTACAGCCATTTTACAAAGCAGTTCTATGGTATCGCTGCTGGTCATGTCTTTTGCCGGAGCAGGCATTATCGGGCTGAAAAACGGCATCGGCATCATTATGGGGGCTAACTTAGGCACAACCATGACGGGTTGGTTGGTGTCGCTCATCGGTTTCAAACTCAATATTGGGGCAGCCATTTTGCCCTTTTTGGCCATTGGCGGCTTAGGGACAATCTTCCTTAAATCGGAAAAACCGGTGCAGTTCAGCAAGTTGCTGATGGGTTTCAGTTTCCTGTTTTTGGGGCTGGACTATATGAAAAACGGCTTCATGGTATTTGCCACCCACTTTGATTTTAGTTTTCTGCAAGGCAAACCGGGGGGGTTGTTTGTGCTCATCGGCATGGCCTTGTCCGCATCCATTCAGTCAAGTTCGGCAGCCATGATGATTTTTCTTTCTTCGCTTGCCGCAGGTATGGTTTCACTGCAACAGGCCTTTTACTTGGTCGTAGGCAGCGACATTGGCACAACCATCACGGCAGTAATTGCAACAGTTCATGGCAACACCATTCGCCGTCAGGTAGGCTGGTCGCAAGTGGGTTTCAACGTAGTCAATGCATTGTTTGCCTTGCTGATAATGAACGGGTTTTATTACCTCATAACCGATTGGATGGCCATTAAAGACCCTCTCATCGGGCTGGTAACTTTCCACAGTTTGTTGAACCTGAGCGGCATTATTTTGCTGCTGCCTTTTCTCAATCCCTTAACGCGCCTGCTGGAAAAGCGAATTGTCAATGGCAGTGAGCGGATTGCGCACTATCTGGGCGTCGTCAATCCGCAGGAAGGCCACGCAGCAGCCGAGGCATTGCAAAAAGAATCCATCCATTTTATCGGTCATGCCATTGCGGTCAATGAATATTACTTCCAACTTGCCGCACCGGAGGAGGGCAGCCCCAACGACGCTTATTTTACGCTCAAAAGTTATGAAGCCGAGGTAGTGGAGTTCTACATGCAAACCCTGCAAAGCGAACTTGCCAAAGAGGAAGCCGTCAAAATCAACAATTTGACGGCCAGCATTCGCAATGCCACCCTTTCCGTGAAAGATTTGAAAGATACCAAACACAACTTAGACGAACTCAACAATAGCGCAACGGACATCCTCTATCAGTTCTATCAGAAGTTGCAGAGCAATCAGCAGCATTTTTACAACGAAATAAAGACCCTGCTGCATCATTTTCCACTGATTACAGCCGACGACATTGCCCCCATCAGTCAGGCGCAAGGCAGATTTTATCAGGATGAGGTTAATGCGCTTTACCGTATTTTTATGGAAACGCAAGAAATGAACATTGCCTCATTGCTCAATACTGTTCGCGATATCAATAACTCCAATGAGTCGCTGATTCGTTCCGTTACCTACCTGATAGCATCGCCGCCACATGCAGACGATTAA
- the hemH gene encoding ferrochelatase, with product MPTKPHTAVLLVNLGTPDSPAPADVRKYLREFLSDRRVVDIGALGRFLLVNLIIAPFRAPKSAKVYKELWTERGSPLLFYGQDVQQMLQQELGEGYTVRLAMRYQSPSIESELDKLRIEQIRKIIVLPLFPQYASATTGSVHDEVMRCLRQWEQIPHVTLLDTYADNPTMISVYAELGRKYMEQHSFDHVIFSYHGLPERQLRKADPNKRCITDANCCAVYHEGNRLCYRAQCFETSRLLAKELGLTPDQYTTSFQSRLGTDPWIQPYTDATIEKLVAEGKKRILAFSPSFVADCLETTIEIGEEYKELFEEKGGEHWQMVESLNNHPRWVQALKDMVLAN from the coding sequence ATGCCTACTAAGCCCCACACTGCAGTTTTACTGGTCAATTTGGGTACTCCCGACTCACCCGCACCGGCCGATGTGCGAAAATACCTGCGCGAATTTCTTTCCGACCGCCGCGTGGTAGATATCGGTGCGCTGGGACGATTCCTGTTAGTCAATCTGATTATCGCACCTTTCCGTGCGCCTAAATCGGCGAAGGTATATAAAGAGTTGTGGACAGAGCGCGGTTCACCGCTGCTGTTCTACGGTCAGGATGTGCAACAAATGCTGCAACAAGAGTTGGGCGAAGGCTATACCGTGCGGCTGGCCATGCGCTACCAAAGCCCAAGCATTGAAAGCGAACTGGACAAGTTGCGTATAGAGCAAATCCGTAAAATCATTGTGCTGCCGCTGTTCCCGCAGTATGCCTCTGCCACTACCGGCTCGGTACACGACGAAGTGATGCGCTGCCTGCGCCAATGGGAGCAAATACCGCACGTTACTTTGCTGGATACCTACGCCGATAACCCCACCATGATTTCCGTGTATGCCGAACTAGGGCGTAAATACATGGAGCAACACTCGTTTGACCATGTCATATTCTCCTATCACGGGTTGCCGGAGCGGCAGTTGCGCAAAGCCGACCCCAACAAGCGATGCATTACCGATGCCAATTGCTGTGCCGTCTATCATGAAGGCAATCGCCTTTGCTATCGCGCGCAGTGTTTTGAAACCTCGCGGCTGTTGGCGAAAGAACTTGGGCTTACACCCGACCAATACACCACGAGTTTTCAGTCGCGCTTAGGCACTGACCCATGGATTCAGCCCTACACCGATGCAACCATTGAAAAATTGGTAGCCGAAGGCAAAAAGCGCATTCTGGCATTTTCCCCCTCATTTGTGGCGGATTGTTTGGAAACAACCATTGAAATCGGCGAAGAATACAAAGAACTTTTTGAAGAAAAAGGTGGGGAACACTGGCAAATGGTTGAAAGCCTGAACAATCACCCCCGATGGGTACAGGCATTGAAAGACATGGTACTTGCCAATTAA